The following are encoded in a window of Primulina eburnea isolate SZY01 chromosome 4, ASM2296580v1, whole genome shotgun sequence genomic DNA:
- the LOC140830622 gene encoding uncharacterized protein isoform X1 → MGEHLVVNVDQLTKSGAVESNPLVPPAMGYRTTGKAEMMGPSSSTVATEDNKVVVFVEDDEEADEHDPLIGIGECRICQEEDHLNNLESPCACSGSLKYAHRKCVQHWCNEKGDITCEICHQPYQSGYTAPPRPPPEDTTIDFGGVWQISGTQFEMHDPRILTLTDAERQLFETEYDDYNGTHSSGVAFYRSAATILLSLLVLRHGMSITDDGSDGNGDDDALTSITLFMTQIVGFLLPFYIVLWVISILQRRRQTQEAAALASTRFAIVVQSAQNGGGLVVASAAAPPIHSQATPAQAARHQEDV, encoded by the exons ATGGGTGAACATTTGGTAGTGAATGTGGATCAGTTGACAAAGTCTGGGGCGGTGGAGTCTAATCCGCTGGTTCCTCCGGCCATGGGTTATAGGACCACCGGAAAAGCGGAAATGATGGGGCCCTCATCATCTACAGTGGCGACGGAAGACAATAAGGTGGTGGTTTTCGTGGAGGATGATGAGGAAGCAGATGAGCATGATCCACTAATAGGGATAGGGGAATGCCGTATTTGCCAGGAAGAAGATCATCTAAACAATTTGGAGAGCCCGTGTGCTTGTAGTGGAAGCCTTAAG TATGCTCACAGAAAATGTGTTCAGCACTGGTGCAATGAGAAGGGAGATATTACTTGTGAGATCTGCCATCAG CCGTATCAATCTGGTTATACTGCCCCTCCACGACCTCCACCTGAGGACACCACTATTGATTTTGG GGGAGTGTGGCAAATTTCTGGCACGCAATTTGAAATGCACGATCCTCGTATTCTGACGCTTACTGATGCTGAGCGTCAGTTGTTTGAAACTGAATATGATGATTATAATGGAACACACAGTAGTGGCGTTGCATTTTACCGTTCAGCTGCTACAATT TTATTGTCTCTTCTGGTGCTGAGGCATGGAATGTCCATCACGGATGATGGTAGCGATGGGAATGGAGACGACGATGCTTTGACTTCTATAACA CTTTTCATGACTCAAATTGTTGGCTTTCTTTTGCCATTCTACATTGTACTCTGGGTCATCAGCATTCTGCAGCGTCGGAGGCAAACACAG GAGGCTGCTGCACTGGCATCAACCCGGTTCGCTATTGTGGTTCAGTCGGCACAGAACGGAGGCGGCCTTGTTGTAGCCTCAGCTGCTGCACCACCAATCCATTCACAGGCCACCCCTGCACAGGCGGCTCGCCACCAGGAAGATGTTTAG
- the LOC140830622 gene encoding uncharacterized protein isoform X2: protein MGYRTTGKAEMMGPSSSTVATEDNKVVVFVEDDEEADEHDPLIGIGECRICQEEDHLNNLESPCACSGSLKYAHRKCVQHWCNEKGDITCEICHQPYQSGYTAPPRPPPEDTTIDFGGVWQISGTQFEMHDPRILTLTDAERQLFETEYDDYNGTHSSGVAFYRSAATILLSLLVLRHGMSITDDGSDGNGDDDALTSITLFMTQIVGFLLPFYIVLWVISILQRRRQTQEAAALASTRFAIVVQSAQNGGGLVVASAAAPPIHSQATPAQAARHQEDV from the exons ATGGGTTATAGGACCACCGGAAAAGCGGAAATGATGGGGCCCTCATCATCTACAGTGGCGACGGAAGACAATAAGGTGGTGGTTTTCGTGGAGGATGATGAGGAAGCAGATGAGCATGATCCACTAATAGGGATAGGGGAATGCCGTATTTGCCAGGAAGAAGATCATCTAAACAATTTGGAGAGCCCGTGTGCTTGTAGTGGAAGCCTTAAG TATGCTCACAGAAAATGTGTTCAGCACTGGTGCAATGAGAAGGGAGATATTACTTGTGAGATCTGCCATCAG CCGTATCAATCTGGTTATACTGCCCCTCCACGACCTCCACCTGAGGACACCACTATTGATTTTGG GGGAGTGTGGCAAATTTCTGGCACGCAATTTGAAATGCACGATCCTCGTATTCTGACGCTTACTGATGCTGAGCGTCAGTTGTTTGAAACTGAATATGATGATTATAATGGAACACACAGTAGTGGCGTTGCATTTTACCGTTCAGCTGCTACAATT TTATTGTCTCTTCTGGTGCTGAGGCATGGAATGTCCATCACGGATGATGGTAGCGATGGGAATGGAGACGACGATGCTTTGACTTCTATAACA CTTTTCATGACTCAAATTGTTGGCTTTCTTTTGCCATTCTACATTGTACTCTGGGTCATCAGCATTCTGCAGCGTCGGAGGCAAACACAG GAGGCTGCTGCACTGGCATCAACCCGGTTCGCTATTGTGGTTCAGTCGGCACAGAACGGAGGCGGCCTTGTTGTAGCCTCAGCTGCTGCACCACCAATCCATTCACAGGCCACCCCTGCACAGGCGGCTCGCCACCAGGAAGATGTTTAG